In Citrobacter sp. RHB25-C09, the following proteins share a genomic window:
- a CDS encoding antitermination protein — protein MNLESLPKFYSPKSPKLNDETPGTSSEALTITDVMAAQGMVQSMAPLGFNLFLAKMGIQDPAPALEGLFNYALAMKNPVLQKLSEKSRLEILPVLVKFAYEDYSRSAASKSVCPHCNGEGVLRSMCDVVKHPGVKGVEPMIRNEEVEEVCQHCKGKGTISTACRGCKGKGTVLDEKRTKLHGVPVMKVCGRCNGNRYSRLPTTIAREQVQRVIPDLTNYNWYSGYGEVINKLVTKCWQEEAFAELQLRKVTR, from the coding sequence ATGAACCTTGAATCATTACCAAAATTTTACTCACCAAAATCACCGAAACTAAATGATGAAACGCCGGGAACCAGCTCTGAGGCATTAACAATCACTGATGTGATGGCTGCGCAGGGTATGGTGCAGTCAATGGCACCACTTGGGTTTAATCTGTTTCTGGCAAAGATGGGAATACAGGATCCAGCACCTGCACTGGAGGGGCTTTTTAACTACGCCCTGGCAATGAAAAATCCGGTATTACAAAAACTAAGTGAGAAGTCTCGTCTTGAAATTCTTCCTGTACTGGTGAAGTTTGCATATGAGGACTATTCCCGTTCAGCGGCGAGTAAATCAGTTTGCCCACATTGCAATGGTGAAGGGGTGTTACGTTCAATGTGTGATGTTGTAAAACACCCAGGCGTAAAAGGTGTAGAGCCGATGATCCGCAATGAGGAAGTCGAAGAAGTTTGCCAGCATTGTAAGGGTAAGGGAACTATCTCGACAGCATGCAGAGGATGTAAGGGGAAGGGAACTGTACTTGATGAGAAGCGCACGAAACTCCATGGCGTGCCAGTGATGAAAGTATGTGGTCGTTGTAATGGCAACCGTTACAGCAGGCTGCCAACGACAATTGCCAGGGAGCAGGTGCAAAGGGTCATTCCTGATTTGACAAATTACAACTGGTACAGCGGTTATGGTGAAGTGATCAATAAGCTGGTCACTAAATGCTGGCAGGAAGAGGCATTCGCAGAGCTACAATTACGAAAAGTGACACGATAG